From one Pontibacillus sp. HMF3514 genomic stretch:
- a CDS encoding ABC transporter permease produces MQWITIFQKEILENARNFKWIWVPLVFILLAIMDPLTTYYMPVLLENFGDLPEGAQINLPTPPPPEVFWMSFSQLNVLGILVVLLMSMGLISAERKSGVSEMVLVKPVSYTSYVTAKFASTLLLTLISAFIGLLASWYYVNLLFGEIPFSLYIGSVSFYSIWLMFIVSISIILNTAFRTPGLVGFLSVAALLLASAINSVFKTRIEWLPPQINAYIKGYLSTGSVTNDLWITAIVTIGLTAILLIISVFILRKKELAA; encoded by the coding sequence ATGCAGTGGATAACAATTTTTCAAAAAGAAATATTAGAAAATGCTCGTAACTTTAAATGGATATGGGTGCCACTTGTCTTTATTTTACTTGCTATTATGGATCCACTAACCACTTACTACATGCCAGTTCTACTTGAAAACTTTGGAGACCTACCAGAAGGGGCTCAAATAAACCTCCCTACTCCTCCACCACCTGAAGTATTTTGGATGAGTTTTAGCCAGTTGAATGTATTAGGTATCTTAGTTGTTTTACTTATGTCGATGGGGTTAATTTCTGCTGAACGTAAAAGTGGTGTATCAGAAATGGTACTAGTGAAACCTGTTTCTTACACTTCTTATGTAACAGCTAAATTTGCTAGCACATTATTACTGACACTTATTAGTGCTTTTATTGGATTATTGGCAAGCTGGTATTATGTAAATCTATTATTTGGAGAGATCCCTTTTTCTCTTTACATCGGATCGGTATCTTTTTATAGTATATGGCTGATGTTTATTGTATCCATTTCGATCATCCTTAACACAGCATTTCGCACTCCAGGTTTAGTCGGCTTCTTATCTGTTGCCGCTTTACTTCTAGCAAGTGCTATTAACTCGGTATTCAAAACTCGAATCGAATGGCTACCTCCACAAATCAATGCGTACATTAAAGGCTACCTTTCAACTGGGTCGGTCACAAATGATTTATGGATAACAGCCATTGTAACGATTGGCCTGACGGCTATTCTTCTTATAATTAGTGTATTCATTTTACGAAAAAAGGAACTCGCAGCCTAA
- a CDS encoding ABC transporter ATP-binding protein, which produces MAFVSVDQLSKTFDKTAVIKDLSFQLEKGKCVSLLGQNGAGKTTTLRMLSGLMKPTKGTISIDGASPSSDIRSFIGYLPQHPVFHNWMTGKEFLVYVGRLAHLSKTEATTRAETLLKQVGIEDAKNRRIGKYSGGMKQRLGIAQAMIHEPKLIMLDEPVSSLDPVGRREVLTLLEELKQETTVLFSTHILSDAEEVSDELLLLHDGHIVESGTMNDLQSQHESTRIDLSFSEEAESFEVPIIQIESIENVQREGNQLHIYAKNTEKARTELLKLASEQNWPITKFEVSRSSLEDLFMKVVNQ; this is translated from the coding sequence ATGGCATTCGTTTCAGTTGATCAATTATCCAAAACATTTGATAAAACAGCTGTCATTAAAGATTTATCTTTTCAGTTAGAAAAGGGAAAATGCGTATCCTTGCTTGGGCAAAATGGTGCTGGTAAAACCACAACATTACGTATGTTGTCAGGATTAATGAAACCAACAAAAGGAACAATATCAATAGATGGTGCTTCTCCGTCTTCAGATATTCGTTCATTCATTGGCTATCTCCCTCAACACCCAGTTTTTCACAACTGGATGACGGGGAAAGAATTTTTAGTCTATGTTGGACGGCTTGCTCATCTATCGAAAACAGAAGCTACTACTCGAGCTGAAACTCTATTAAAACAAGTAGGAATTGAGGACGCCAAAAATCGTCGCATCGGAAAATACTCTGGGGGAATGAAGCAACGACTTGGCATTGCTCAAGCCATGATTCACGAACCCAAACTAATTATGCTCGACGAACCAGTTTCTTCTCTAGATCCTGTTGGGAGACGTGAAGTTCTTACATTACTAGAAGAGTTAAAACAAGAAACCACTGTTTTATTTTCTACTCATATCTTAAGTGATGCTGAAGAAGTAAGTGATGAGCTACTCCTTTTACATGATGGTCATATAGTGGAATCTGGAACTATGAACGATCTTCAAAGCCAACATGAATCAACTCGCATTGACCTTTCTTTCAGTGAAGAAGCAGAATCTTTTGAAGTCCCAATCATCCAAATAGAGTCGATTGAGAACGTTCAACGTGAAGGCAACCAGCTACATATTTACGCTAAAAATACCGAAAAAGCTCGCACCGAACTCCTAAAACTAGCTTCAGAACAAAACTGGCCGATTACAAAATTTGAAGTCAGTCGATCATCGCTCGAGGATTTATTCATGAAGGTGGTGAATCAGTAA
- a CDS encoding peptidoglycan recognition family protein: protein MKIKEIPNVTDLRGKTESDGKYKVYDVTCKTDIAIHHSLTDEGDSASFARYHVRHQHWPGIAYHFVILKDGTIEWNHDLGVMSFHVGKANKQAIGICLVGDFRYYEPTRAQKRSLRRLHTVLKMEMVNYERTRGHNEFLGYEWKSCPCFDYRAVLEEKRQEADVKRFRLMTGIFQSAEELVNGKKALMERYSWTLYERADHTHFNPPFRIVTGTFITQEEAEKHAKDIEESLGWKVYVIDA, encoded by the coding sequence ATGAAAATCAAGGAGATACCGAACGTAACGGATCTGAGAGGGAAGACGGAGAGTGACGGAAAATATAAAGTCTATGATGTGACATGTAAAACGGATATTGCAATCCATCACTCGTTAACGGATGAAGGAGATTCAGCATCATTTGCCCGTTATCATGTAAGACACCAACATTGGCCAGGCATTGCGTATCATTTTGTTATTTTAAAAGATGGAACGATTGAATGGAATCATGACTTGGGTGTGATGAGCTTTCATGTGGGTAAGGCTAACAAACAAGCTATTGGAATCTGCTTAGTAGGGGATTTCCGTTATTATGAACCAACAAGAGCTCAAAAAAGATCATTACGACGTCTTCACACAGTGTTGAAAATGGAGATGGTGAATTACGAACGTACAAGAGGGCATAATGAATTTCTCGGATATGAATGGAAGTCCTGCCCTTGTTTTGATTATCGTGCCGTTCTTGAAGAAAAACGACAGGAAGCTGATGTGAAGCGATTTCGATTAATGACGGGTATCTTTCAATCTGCTGAAGAGCTTGTTAACGGTAAAAAAGCTCTCATGGAACGATACAGTTGGACGCTTTATGAACGTGCTGATCATACCCATTTTAATCCCCCTTTTCGAATTGTGACGGGAACTTTTATTACACAGGAGGAAGCAGAGAAACATGCCAAAGACATCGAAGAAAGCCTTGGTTGGAAAGTATATGTTATTGATGCCTGA
- a CDS encoding MDR family MFS transporter, with the protein MQPQSYNRASIVALLLAGTFIAILNQTLMITAIPPIMDEMNVSENSAQWLTTVFMLVNGIMIPISAFLLERFTTRQLFMSAMGIFVAGTAVGAVAPNFEFLLVARVIQSAGAGIMLPLMQTVFLLIFPVNKRGSAMGLVGLVISFAPAIGPTLSGWVLENYSWRMLFYIILPIAIIDIIVAYFAMKNVTELKNPKIDILSIALSTLGFGGLLYGFTSAGNNGWDSSITIGSITVGVIALCWFIMRQLRLKYPMLEFRVFKFNIFTITVIIGMIGFMGLIGTETLIPLYMQNMRSFTPMETGLVILPGALIAGFMSPITGRIFDRVGGRWLSVIGLTIITITTFFFTNLDTSTSFFFITVVYSIRMFGFSMVMMPVTTAGLNQLPNRLIPHGAAVSNTMRQVAASVGTAIIVTVMTSTESFASQNLTVERPDIYGVNIAFIVVTALSFIGLVLSFFIRKTSPEEEESEELQQDTES; encoded by the coding sequence ATGCAACCTCAGAGTTATAACAGAGCATCGATCGTGGCGTTGCTTTTAGCTGGGACGTTTATTGCTATTCTCAATCAGACGCTAATGATTACAGCCATTCCTCCCATTATGGATGAGATGAATGTCAGTGAGAACTCAGCACAGTGGCTGACTACGGTATTTATGCTCGTTAACGGGATTATGATTCCGATTAGTGCGTTTTTGCTTGAGCGTTTTACAACCCGACAGTTATTTATGAGTGCGATGGGCATTTTCGTTGCAGGTACAGCTGTGGGGGCGGTGGCACCGAATTTTGAGTTTTTACTTGTAGCGCGTGTCATTCAATCAGCCGGAGCAGGGATAATGCTTCCGCTAATGCAAACCGTGTTCCTTTTAATTTTCCCTGTGAATAAACGAGGTTCAGCGATGGGATTAGTGGGTCTCGTGATTTCATTTGCTCCAGCAATTGGTCCAACGTTATCTGGCTGGGTACTAGAAAATTATTCTTGGCGTATGTTGTTTTATATCATTCTGCCAATTGCCATTATTGATATCATTGTTGCTTATTTTGCTATGAAAAACGTAACAGAGTTAAAGAATCCGAAAATCGATATTCTATCCATTGCGTTGTCTACACTAGGTTTCGGTGGATTGCTATATGGGTTCACTTCTGCAGGAAACAACGGCTGGGATAGTTCCATTACGATCGGTTCCATAACTGTAGGTGTTATTGCTTTATGTTGGTTTATCATGAGGCAGTTACGCTTAAAATATCCTATGCTTGAATTCAGAGTGTTCAAGTTCAATATATTTACGATTACGGTTATTATCGGCATGATTGGATTTATGGGATTAATTGGGACGGAGACATTAATTCCGCTTTATATGCAAAACATGCGTAGCTTCACTCCAATGGAAACAGGGCTTGTTATTTTACCAGGAGCTTTAATTGCTGGTTTCATGTCGCCAATTACGGGTCGAATTTTTGATCGTGTTGGAGGTCGGTGGTTGTCTGTTATAGGACTTACAATCATTACTATTACAACGTTCTTTTTCACCAACTTGGATACATCCACTTCATTCTTCTTTATTACGGTGGTTTATAGTATCAGAATGTTTGGTTTCTCTATGGTGATGATGCCCGTTACAACAGCTGGATTAAATCAGTTGCCGAACCGCTTAATACCACACGGAGCAGCAGTAAGTAATACCATGCGCCAGGTTGCTGCATCTGTAGGTACGGCGATTATCGTTACGGTTATGACGAGCACAGAAAGTTTCGCTTCACAAAACCTAACCGTTGAACGACCAGATATATATGGTGTAAATATCGCCTTTATCGTCGTAACGGCTCTCTCGTTTATTGGATTAGTTCTTTCATTCTTTATTCGAAAGACTTCCCCTGAGGAAGAAGAAAGTGAAGAGCTACAGCAAGATACTGAATCGTAA
- the trpA gene encoding tryptophan synthase subunit alpha translates to MSKSAVQTTFQKRLQKEKDLFIPFIMGGDPSPEATVELALTLQGSGADILELGVPYSDPLADGPTIQEAAGRALKHGMNLKKSIELVPEMRSKGLEIPVVLFTYYNPVLQYGLKKLFQDLGEHDIDALLVPDIPLEESVELKEYAHEFGIELISLVAPNSEERIRKIAEQATGFLYCVSSLGVTGERKELSPDISSFLEKVQSYSSVPVAVGFGISTNEQVNLMKQYSDGVIIGSKIIKVINGYHHELVSENTRPGALEKVKQEIVELVQ, encoded by the coding sequence ATGAGCAAGAGCGCTGTGCAAACAACTTTTCAAAAACGATTACAAAAAGAAAAGGATCTTTTCATTCCATTTATCATGGGTGGAGATCCAAGTCCTGAGGCCACTGTGGAGCTTGCTCTAACCCTTCAAGGAAGTGGAGCAGACATTCTTGAACTTGGTGTCCCTTACTCAGACCCTCTCGCGGATGGACCTACGATTCAAGAGGCAGCAGGGAGAGCACTTAAACACGGTATGAATTTAAAAAAATCGATAGAGCTTGTACCAGAAATGCGCTCAAAAGGTCTTGAGATCCCTGTTGTATTATTTACGTACTATAATCCAGTTCTCCAATATGGGTTGAAGAAACTGTTTCAAGACCTAGGAGAGCATGATATTGATGCATTACTTGTGCCAGATATCCCGTTAGAAGAGAGTGTGGAATTAAAAGAATATGCTCATGAATTTGGTATTGAGCTCATTTCTCTAGTAGCTCCAAATTCTGAAGAGCGCATTCGAAAAATTGCTGAACAAGCTACCGGTTTTTTATATTGCGTCTCTTCTCTAGGTGTGACAGGAGAAAGAAAAGAGCTGAGTCCAGATATATCCTCATTCCTTGAAAAAGTTCAATCATATAGTTCAGTCCCGGTAGCTGTGGGTTTTGGGATTTCAACGAATGAACAAGTTAATCTAATGAAGCAATATAGTGATGGTGTCATCATTGGTAGTAAAATCATTAAAGTGATTAATGGGTATCATCATGAACTAGTAAGCGAGAATACTCGTCCAGGTGCATTAGAGAAAGTTAAACAAGAAATCGTAGAATTAGTTCAATAG
- a CDS encoding aminodeoxychorismate/anthranilate synthase component II produces the protein MIIMIDNYDSFTYNLVQYIGELGLEVVVRKNDQISIKEMESLQPEAIVISPGPCTPNEAGVSLEVVKHFAGKIPILGVCLGHQVIVQALGGSIGRVEQLYHGKASRMIHDGKSIYHQLPNPLQAGRYHSLIAKGEEVPKSLEVTARDSAGEVMGVRHRDFAIEGIQFHPESILTEHGKQMLINFMDFYRIGPETRVG, from the coding sequence ATGATTATCATGATCGATAACTATGATTCGTTTACGTATAATCTCGTACAATATATAGGAGAACTTGGTTTAGAAGTAGTCGTGAGAAAAAACGACCAAATATCAATCAAGGAAATGGAGAGTCTTCAGCCAGAAGCAATTGTAATCTCTCCAGGTCCATGTACGCCAAATGAAGCCGGGGTTAGCTTAGAGGTTGTGAAACATTTTGCTGGAAAGATTCCAATCTTAGGCGTTTGCCTAGGACACCAAGTAATCGTGCAAGCTTTGGGTGGCTCTATTGGACGAGTGGAACAGCTCTATCATGGAAAGGCGTCACGAATGATTCATGATGGAAAGAGTATCTATCATCAATTGCCAAATCCACTTCAGGCCGGGCGATATCACTCCTTAATTGCAAAAGGAGAAGAGGTACCAAAAAGTCTAGAAGTTACAGCTAGGGATAGTGCAGGTGAGGTGATGGGAGTACGTCATAGAGACTTCGCTATCGAGGGGATTCAGTTCCACCCAGAATCGATTTTAACTGAGCACGGAAAACAAATGCTAATCAACTTTATGGATTTCTACCGTATTGGACCAGAAACTAGAGTTGGATAA
- a CDS encoding DUF3139 domain-containing protein yields the protein MKYKARHLIVYGLMILPVLTFVFTEIQEWVLENRVKSYLIEERGYNNEEIQQITTKTRKNVTEAIVVFVSEPEVQYRYHFLSGDIRQMGYGLVQGFSKKLDHQNLEHLE from the coding sequence GTGAAGTATAAAGCTCGGCATTTGATCGTGTATGGTCTAATGATTTTACCTGTACTGACATTTGTGTTTACTGAAATCCAAGAATGGGTCCTTGAAAATCGTGTTAAGAGTTATTTAATTGAAGAACGAGGATACAATAATGAAGAGATTCAACAAATCACCACTAAAACAAGAAAGAATGTAACCGAAGCCATCGTTGTTTTTGTGAGCGAGCCCGAAGTTCAATACCGCTATCATTTCTTAAGTGGAGACATAAGACAAATGGGATATGGACTAGTTCAAGGGTTTTCGAAAAAACTTGACCACCAAAATCTTGAACACTTAGAATGA
- a CDS encoding pseudouridine-5'-phosphate glycosidase, with protein sequence MKLLRLSDEIQEAIIEKKPIVALESTIISHGMPYPENVEMALSVEEIIRKEGAVPATIAVLDGYIKVGLSQEEIERISKEDHVVKTSIRDLPGVLAKHQTGATTVATTSYAAKQAGIRFFATGGLGGVHRGVAEHLDISNDLVTLAQSNMCVFSAGVKSILDVPKTLEMLETLGVPVYGYETTEYPGFYTRESGIGVESITQDEIAELMKTKDHLVLNQSVHIAVPAPEQYALSQSHIQKIINESITEADEQGITGKQITPFLLSSIKEKTSGDSLKANIELVKNNARIAAQTAVKYHSK encoded by the coding sequence ATGAAATTATTACGGCTAAGTGATGAGATTCAAGAGGCCATCATAGAAAAAAAGCCGATTGTAGCACTCGAGTCAACCATTATTTCACATGGCATGCCTTATCCAGAAAACGTTGAAATGGCTCTATCTGTCGAAGAGATCATTCGAAAAGAAGGAGCGGTACCAGCTACAATAGCTGTTCTGGATGGTTATATAAAAGTAGGTTTATCACAAGAGGAAATTGAAAGAATCTCTAAAGAAGACCATGTAGTGAAAACAAGCATAAGAGACCTACCAGGCGTGTTAGCTAAACATCAGACAGGTGCTACCACTGTCGCTACAACCTCATATGCCGCGAAACAAGCTGGTATCCGTTTTTTTGCTACAGGAGGGCTTGGAGGTGTACACCGTGGAGTGGCTGAACATCTCGACATCTCGAATGACTTAGTCACCTTAGCTCAGAGCAATATGTGCGTTTTCTCAGCAGGTGTGAAATCCATTCTCGATGTTCCGAAAACATTAGAAATGCTTGAAACGTTAGGTGTACCCGTTTATGGTTATGAAACAACAGAATACCCAGGATTCTATACAAGGGAAAGCGGCATTGGTGTTGAGTCAATCACGCAAGATGAAATTGCCGAATTAATGAAAACAAAAGATCATTTAGTTCTCAATCAGTCTGTTCATATTGCCGTTCCAGCTCCAGAGCAGTACGCTTTATCTCAATCTCATATTCAAAAAATAATCAATGAATCAATTACCGAAGCTGATGAACAAGGGATTACAGGGAAACAAATCACTCCATTTTTATTATCATCTATAAAGGAAAAGACAAGCGGAGACAGTTTAAAAGCAAACATTGAACTTGTTAAAAATAATGCTAGGATCGCAGCACAAACAGCTGTGAAGTACCACTCTAAATGA
- a CDS encoding carbohydrate kinase family protein: MITVIGDVVVDLFVQKSGNHYATDTESTITTKAGGQGNHVAAWISSTGEQSTLIGRIGNDVHGEFLIREAKQLGIRLALEVDQSVETGKIVILVDENNGERSMFNDRGANKYLTVEQIEQVDSIIQKSTLIYISGYSLFDPLTRKAVEKAKELAEKHHTPIAIDPSSTYFLDQHHDYVNEFIRGTDFLFPNYEEGIILTGKQRPEDIMRKLKIIVKNPVLTLGQDGCMVFHEDRLLHIRGHDVKVVDTTGAGDSFIGSFLSQYSKSSNLKEAAQYANEQAAKTVQYIGGRPDQ, from the coding sequence ATGATTACGGTTATTGGAGATGTAGTCGTCGATTTATTTGTTCAGAAATCTGGTAATCATTATGCTACTGACACAGAATCTACTATTACTACAAAAGCTGGCGGTCAGGGGAATCATGTAGCTGCATGGATTTCCTCAACTGGAGAACAAAGCACTCTGATTGGTCGTATAGGAAATGATGTACATGGAGAATTTCTTATAAGAGAAGCCAAACAATTAGGAATTAGATTAGCATTAGAAGTTGATCAAAGTGTAGAAACAGGAAAGATTGTCATATTGGTTGATGAGAATAATGGTGAGCGTTCAATGTTTAATGACCGTGGGGCCAACAAATATCTGACTGTAGAACAAATTGAGCAAGTCGACTCCATAATACAGAAAAGCACACTTATATATATTTCCGGTTACAGCTTATTTGATCCTCTAACAAGAAAAGCTGTGGAGAAAGCAAAAGAATTAGCAGAAAAACATCACACGCCTATCGCAATAGATCCAAGCTCGACCTATTTCCTAGACCAACATCATGATTATGTAAATGAGTTCATTCGTGGAACAGACTTTTTATTCCCCAATTATGAAGAAGGAATTATACTTACTGGAAAACAAAGGCCCGAAGATATTATGAGAAAGCTTAAGATCATTGTTAAAAATCCTGTTCTTACATTAGGTCAAGATGGCTGTATGGTGTTTCATGAAGATCGTCTTCTTCATATAAGAGGACATGACGTTAAAGTGGTGGATACAACAGGCGCTGGCGATTCATTTATAGGCTCGTTTCTTTCACAATACTCCAAGTCATCTAACCTAAAAGAAGCCGCTCAATATGCAAATGAGCAAGCTGCAAAAACCGTTCAATATATCGGGGGACGCCCGGACCAATAA
- the trpB gene encoding tryptophan synthase subunit beta has product MSVTYPDSRGRFGEYGGQFVPETLMAPLKEIDEALKAAMEDPSFIEDYHQALKDYSGRPTSFTYADQLTEYLGGAKVYLKREDLNHTGAHKLNNALGQALLAKRMGKEKIIAETGAGQHGVASATVAAKLGLECKVFMGEKDIERQQLNVFRMKLLGAEVIPVSSGNKTLKDATNEAIRFWVANCEDHYYLIGSVVGPHPYPKMVRDFQRVIGDETKDQILAEQGSLPERIYACVGGGSNAIGMFYPFLEDDVELVGVEAAGKGVDTPEHAATITKGSDGIIHGSKTYLMQDEHGQITEPYSISAGLDYPGIGPEHAYLHASKRVRYESVTDEEALDALQLLSRKEGIIPAIESAHALAQAFKEVKDMGSNQSIVINVSGRGDKDMSTIMNVLQEGE; this is encoded by the coding sequence ATGTCAGTCACATATCCTGATTCTAGAGGAAGGTTTGGTGAATACGGAGGACAATTTGTTCCTGAAACCTTAATGGCACCCTTAAAGGAAATCGATGAGGCTTTAAAAGCTGCTATGGAAGACCCATCTTTTATTGAGGATTATCATCAGGCACTAAAAGATTACAGTGGGAGGCCAACTTCTTTCACATACGCAGACCAACTTACAGAGTATTTAGGTGGCGCAAAAGTATATTTGAAACGTGAAGACCTGAATCATACAGGTGCCCACAAACTAAATAATGCTTTAGGTCAGGCACTCTTAGCGAAAAGAATGGGGAAAGAAAAAATCATTGCTGAAACAGGTGCGGGTCAACATGGTGTTGCCTCTGCTACAGTAGCAGCTAAGTTAGGGCTAGAATGTAAAGTATTTATGGGCGAAAAAGATATTGAACGACAGCAATTAAATGTCTTTCGCATGAAATTGCTTGGAGCTGAAGTGATTCCTGTCTCCTCAGGTAACAAAACCTTGAAAGACGCTACAAATGAAGCTATTCGATTTTGGGTTGCGAATTGTGAAGATCATTATTATTTGATTGGATCCGTTGTGGGTCCTCACCCTTATCCCAAAATGGTACGCGATTTTCAACGTGTAATCGGAGATGAAACAAAAGATCAAATTCTAGCTGAACAAGGATCGCTACCAGAACGTATCTACGCATGTGTGGGTGGAGGCTCAAACGCAATCGGAATGTTTTATCCATTTCTAGAAGATGATGTAGAACTTGTTGGAGTGGAAGCGGCCGGTAAGGGTGTCGACACACCGGAACATGCTGCCACAATAACGAAGGGGTCGGATGGCATTATACATGGTTCAAAAACCTATCTTATGCAAGATGAACATGGTCAAATAACAGAACCATATTCTATATCAGCTGGTTTAGACTACCCTGGCATCGGACCGGAACACGCTTATTTACACGCTTCAAAACGTGTTCGCTATGAATCTGTTACGGATGAAGAAGCGCTAGATGCATTGCAATTACTCTCTAGAAAAGAGGGCATTATCCCAGCTATTGAGAGCGCTCATGCTTTAGCGCAAGCTTTTAAAGAAGTAAAGGATATGGGCTCAAACCAAAGTATTGTCATCAATGTATCTGGACGCGGAGACAAAGATATGAGTACGATTATGAATGTACTGCAGGAGGGAGAATAA
- a CDS encoding transcriptional regulator, translating to MHNFDQAYEEWIQKNIAEEKNYRRHELLEKGLGHGTVEFLRSIWFPTLGNFDYLYPEWEVRDLNNGFRYLDLAYRPGGAKGCIEIQGFGPHARDLNVRRFKDLCWRHSLLSLEGWTILPTAYLSIKEEPKQCQQLILAFIGKFTSTSTPSHLSSTEAEVIRFSRRLLRPFTPLELANHLNISDRHARRVLHKLVEQQMLRVASGNKRDRTYKLR from the coding sequence TTGCATAATTTTGATCAAGCATATGAAGAGTGGATTCAGAAGAATATTGCTGAGGAGAAAAATTACAGAAGACATGAACTTCTTGAAAAAGGCTTAGGACATGGAACCGTAGAATTTTTAAGATCAATTTGGTTTCCTACATTGGGGAACTTTGATTACTTGTACCCTGAATGGGAGGTACGTGATTTAAATAATGGTTTTCGTTACTTAGATCTTGCCTACCGCCCTGGAGGTGCAAAAGGATGTATTGAAATTCAAGGGTTTGGACCTCATGCAAGAGACTTAAATGTAAGACGTTTTAAAGATTTATGTTGGCGCCATTCTTTACTCTCATTGGAGGGTTGGACTATTCTTCCTACGGCTTATTTATCTATTAAAGAAGAACCTAAGCAATGCCAACAACTGATACTTGCTTTTATCGGTAAATTCACCTCAACGAGTACCCCCTCACACTTATCTTCTACAGAAGCAGAAGTAATCCGTTTCTCTCGTCGATTACTCCGCCCCTTTACTCCATTAGAACTTGCCAATCATTTAAATATTAGCGATCGTCATGCAAGACGCGTCTTGCATAAATTGGTTGAGCAACAAATGCTCAGAGTAGCAAGCGGAAATAAACGCGACCGAACATATAAGCTCAGATGA
- a CDS encoding PLD nuclease N-terminal domain-containing protein, translated as MNVQEIFQAVPWVIIAPILLIESILLIVALVDLARNDSPNGPKWLWVLIILLMNIIGPILYFIIGRRQN; from the coding sequence ATGAACGTACAAGAAATTTTTCAAGCGGTCCCTTGGGTTATCATAGCGCCTATCTTACTAATTGAATCCATCCTACTTATTGTGGCACTCGTCGATCTTGCACGTAATGATTCTCCAAATGGTCCGAAGTGGCTATGGGTACTCATCATACTACTCATGAACATCATTGGTCCTATTCTTTACTTCATTATAGGAAGGAGACAAAATTAA
- a CDS encoding SDR family oxidoreductase, with translation MKPTALITGASSGLGYEFAKLFAANGYNLVLTARNEEKLQQIKEELSHVDVMVAPKDLSQPHSGEELYQQLLDQDVSINVLVNNAGFGLNGEFEKLSLKQQQEMIQVNMTSLTDLTYCFLPEIKKQANAGHFSGILNVASTAAFQPGPYMSVYYASKAYVLSFSEGIAGELKGTNVQITTLCPGATETNFFKAAKAENAKLAESTMSAGTVAKEGFEGFIKRQRVVIPGRMNAVGAVAAKFLPRSLASNLAKRFNGAQS, from the coding sequence ATGAAACCAACTGCTCTAATTACGGGTGCTTCCAGTGGATTAGGCTACGAATTTGCTAAACTTTTTGCGGCAAATGGCTATAACTTAGTCCTAACTGCACGAAATGAAGAGAAGCTCCAACAAATCAAAGAGGAACTCTCACATGTGGATGTCATGGTAGCACCTAAAGATTTATCACAACCCCATTCTGGTGAGGAGCTCTATCAGCAGCTGCTTGATCAGGACGTTTCCATTAATGTACTCGTTAACAATGCTGGCTTTGGGTTAAATGGTGAGTTCGAAAAGCTATCCTTAAAACAACAACAAGAAATGATTCAAGTAAACATGACATCTCTTACGGACTTAACGTATTGTTTCCTACCTGAAATTAAGAAGCAAGCAAATGCAGGTCATTTCTCAGGTATCTTAAATGTTGCAAGTACCGCTGCTTTTCAACCAGGTCCATATATGTCTGTGTACTATGCTTCAAAGGCGTATGTATTATCCTTCTCAGAAGGGATTGCCGGTGAGTTAAAAGGGACAAATGTTCAAATTACAACACTATGTCCAGGAGCTACAGAAACAAATTTCTTCAAAGCAGCAAAAGCTGAGAATGCAAAACTAGCAGAAAGTACGATGAGTGCTGGGACTGTAGCCAAAGAAGGTTTTGAAGGCTTCATAAAACGACAACGAGTAGTGATTCCAGGTCGTATGAATGCAGTAGGTGCTGTCGCTGCCAAGTTCTTACCTCGCTCTCTAGCTTCCAATTTAGCGAAAAGATTTAATGGTGCTCAATCATAA